A window of Trachemys scripta elegans isolate TJP31775 chromosome 9, CAS_Tse_1.0, whole genome shotgun sequence genomic DNA:
TGGCCATGGGCCCATGGCAGTGAGGGGTGAAGGCCTTGGCACGACACCTGTGCACAAGCTGGCAGTGTCCCAGGGCCGGAGCTCAGGCAGTCATGAGTGTACCAACAGGCTCCGTTCAATACTCTTCGTCTCCCTGCAGAGCCTGTCCCCCATGGCTCCCGGTGGAGGGCTGAGGGGTAAGAGCCTTGTGCCATGGCAGGGCCCCCACCCAATGGGGCTGGTGCCTCTAGCAGGCGGAGCAGCGATCACTCTTCTCCTGCAGCCCCGGGTTGCGGCGCAGCATGTCCTTGAGGGAGCCGTCCTGCTCCGTCAGCAGCTGGTTGATCTCGTTCTGCTTGTACTCGGTGGAGAGCTTGTGGCCGTACAAGGAGCTCTTCCCCGATGTGGGGTTGGAGTCCCGCTGGGCCCGGCGGGCACAGGCCCGCACCACCAGGTACACCAGCTCGGCCATGTTGAGGATGATGCAGATGCCCGAGGTGGCCAGCATGAAGACAGTGAAGATGGTCTTCTCGGTGGGCCGGGAGATGAAGCAGTCGACGGTGTTGGGGCATGGGTAGGCCTCGCACTTGACCAGCCGGATCATCTGGTAACCAGGGTAGATCATATAGAAGATGTACATGAAGACAGCCTCGAAGAGGAGTCGGAATATCACACTGCAGATGTACGTCCACCACAGGGAGCCTGAGATGCGCATCTTGTGCTTCTTCACCTCCTCCAGGTGCTTGGTGTCGCCGTGCCCCGTCAGCACCAGCAGCTTCTTCTCCTGGTGCTGCTGGTAGGCCACGTGCATGGCCACTAGCAGGGCGGGTGTGGTGACCAGGATCAGCTGCAGGGCCCACAGGCGCACGTGGGAGATGGGGAAGAAGTGGTCGTAGCAGACGCTGTTGCAACCTGGCTGCTGTGTGTTGCAAGTGAAGGCAGATTTCTCATCCCCCCAGACACTCTCAGCTGCTACCACCAGCACCATGATCCTGAAGATGAAGATGACAGAAAGCCAGATGCGCCCGATGGCAGTGGAATGGCGGTTCACACCGCTCACCACTGTGTAGAGGCCTGCCCAATTCATCGTGCCTCACACCTGCAAGAGACAGCAGCAGGAGATGGTTAGCAGCCCAGAGACCCTAGAGATGGGCCCTGTGGACTGAGAGGACTGGAGACCAGAGGCCAAAAGCAGTCGAGGATCCAGGGACAGCATTCACCGTGCTTCTTACTTAGCCCTTTCCTCTGTTGATGTGAGTGTCCGCACAGCCTGGCCAGTGGTAGCTGGGGGGCCGACCACGCTGTATGTTAGGCCTGGCTGTCTGCAGGTGGGCACCCACACTGAGTCACCACTAGTGACACTCTTGGTCtgtgtttctagccctcatgctgTAAAGGAAGCCTGCAGAATTTTGACCACTTTGAAACAAACACCAGGCTCTCTGCcagagtctgcaggcagcctgaaacgAGCACAGGGAGCTGGGAACTAATCCGGACACCTCAGTGaagtgttaactctgaaaccgaACGTAACAcagacagaccccagtcgttggcaggcaggatcaaacctggggtttctgcagcatgagctaaaagccaactggctcagCTAAGGCTGcggagcaaactcattaatcccTCTTcatggtctcggtgccactagatgggacagacaccacacccaggaggtgtctGGGTTACACTAACAATGGGCTTTTCATTCTCGACATAGTTCCCTCTCATGGCTGATCGTTCACAGGAGAATCCAACTAATCTGctcatcccctccctcctcctggggctctctagctccaaccccccctgccctTGCCCCAGCTGTCTGACCCTCCAGCTTCGCCCTGCTGATTTCAGCCCCCCGGCTGCAGCGCCCTGAAGCTGAGGTAGGGGAAGCTTAGAACACATTGAATGTCATGTAGCGATTGGGGCCTGGGGTGTCTGTGCTGATTGGATTGCTCATTTGCATATTATTTGCAGCACTCCCTCACCCTGCAGAGCCCAGGGCACTCTGGTGTGGGATTTGGGGCCAGCGGCTGGAGGACTGGGGTGGACTGTGGGCAGCTGTTCCCCctcaggagtggggaggagtgcGGTGGGGTGCAGCTTTCCCTGGCATGCGCGCTGATTGCTGCTGACCCCCAGCATGGGGCACAGTCAGGGGCTCTGCTCTCCACCCGCAGCCCGGCCGGGCAGGAGCAGAGCGCTCAGCAGGACAGAGGGCCTCAATCTGGGCAGGTCAGTGGCTTGCTGAGGAAGGGTCAAGCCCCAAAAGGTGTTGCTGGGGCCGGAGCACTAAGCAGCAGCGGGTGATGTGGTCTCCTGGGCCAGGGCACCTGGCTCACCCCACGTCCTGCTAGGGAGCAGCATGCACCAAGTGCCACGGGGCCAGGGAACTGCATGGGCCTTTGCTGCTGTTTGCTGCATGCCAGGAAGTGAGGGCACGTGTTACCCTTGCGCGCTCCCGCCCcgcctggggccagcccctcgctccccccacacagccccagcccttgTTTGCTCTGCTGATAAGCTGTGACTGGGTGTACCTGGGCCACCCACTTCCACCAGGAcgtctcccagccccctgctgcctgcccccTTCTCCCAACCTCTAGCCAGAGCACCACGACGGGGGAGAACGGGGGAGAACGTTGCACCGGCCATCAGAATAGAATGGCACCAGGACCCCAACAACACCTCCCCGTCCCCTGCCAGAACACTGGGAGCAGCCGCAGCGGGCCCAGCGGACGAGCGTCCGTTCCCCTGCTGGGGTTGCCAGCCCCAGACAGACCCAGAAACGCGACTTGCAGCCATCACCTGCCTCTGCCCATCGGCTCCGCCTGCGCCACTGACCCCTGTGCAGAGCTCTGccgaggggcaggagcaggagatGGGTCGGGGCCTGTAGCGGCCGTGTTACCTTGTGGTGAGGAGTGTGTCCTTTCTGAGCAGCCCGGAAGGGTCCCCGCTAAGCTCTCATGTCTCTGCGCAGCTCAGCCCCCCGCGCTGCCTGCCCTTGTCTCTATCTGCCGCTGCCCTGCACTGGGAAGTCATATGCTGCTTTATAAACTATTCACATACAATGAGGCCTTTATGGGACCCTGAACAACACACTGTAGAATTCAGATCAAATGCCCTGACTTCCGCCTACCCCCTGCCAAACAAAGTGCCAGTGTCCTGCATTCCAGCCGGGCCCAGCCCCGCGCCTGCTCCCACCTTGCCCACGAGAACGAGTCTGGCTCCCTGCCCTCCTGGCATGCCAGGGACCCCACCGGGTGCTCTCTCCACTGCCCCCCCATGGCCAGAGCCTCACGCTGCCTCAGGGCGACGCCAGCTCACGCCCCCGCTGCAGAGGTGACTGTCACCAGGGCCCAGAAAACAAGCCGGGCTCGCTCTAAAGGGACGGCTCACCATGGCCCCAGGGCCCAGAGAACAAGCCGGGCTCGCTCTGATGGGACAGCTCGCCGTGGACCCAGAGCTCCCTGGCGGATGCAGGCCAGGATGTAGCCAGGGTGTaacgttattgatttgaactgggaccctatagaacatggttgcaaccaaggtcctgtagtggcaccaaatcttgtataaagggggtcaaatgaagtgtctaagacaaggttagggtttgctggttatgattatgctgtctatatgtgtgtatcaattttgtagttgaagttatgaatattggctctatactgtctgtatttcaaacttatgctatgcttctgggtgacatcccagacagttggtgttagctctgcctagcctgcttgatggcccattaaggaccatcagctatataattgacccattgagagaaggcagatatgccttgtaactcagcaaagtatgcagggacctgcccatgtgactccagactccattttgctgtaattttccacagtaaggacaaagaggtgttcttacacctggaaaagactataaaaggctgatgcctcatctccatcttgtcttcaatcctgcttcatacctctggagggactttgtacaaactgaagctctgaacaaaggactgaatgacccatcccaattggggatgttccagagacttgatttgaacctgcagtttctatcactgctgcaagcctgaaccaagaactttgccattactgtgtgTAATTGATtctatttaaccaattctagctctcatctctatctttttccttttatgaataaacctttagattttagattctaaaggattggcaacagcgtgatttgtgggtaagatctgatttgtatattgacctgggtctggggcttggtccctggggatcaggagaactttttttcttttagtggggtattggttttcataaccatttgtccccataacgagtggcactggtggtgatactgggaaactagagtgtctaagggaattgcttgtgtgacttgtggttagtcAGTGGggcaaaaccaaagtcctctttggctggctggtttggtttgccttagaggtggaaaaaccccagccttgggctgtaactgccctgtttaagcaatttgtcatgaattggcactctcagttgtgtcccgccagaaccagcatcattaAACAGGGAAGTTCAGGTGCTTGGCTGTGGGAGCTCAGGtgcacagctgctgccaggaggTGGGTCAGAGGGCTGAGGGGAGGTGCAGGCCAGCTCCTCGCCATGGTGCAGAGT
This region includes:
- the GJB1 gene encoding gap junction beta-1 protein; this translates as MNWAGLYTVVSGVNRHSTAIGRIWLSVIFIFRIMVLVVAAESVWGDEKSAFTCNTQQPGCNSVCYDHFFPISHVRLWALQLILVTTPALLVAMHVAYQQHQEKKLLVLTGHGDTKHLEEVKKHKMRISGSLWWTYICSVIFRLLFEAVFMYIFYMIYPGYQMIRLVKCEAYPCPNTVDCFISRPTEKTIFTVFMLATSGICIILNMAELVYLVVRACARRAQRDSNPTSGKSSLYGHKLSTEYKQNEINQLLTEQDGSLKDMLRRNPGLQEKSDRCSAC